In a single window of the Leclercia sp. AS011 genome:
- a CDS encoding carbohydrate porin, whose product MNMIKKLPLTMAVIAALCPISVLAQEFTQEQIDAIVAKAVDKALADRQAKMDAAVAKKADVVTEPQSAAQSPDMAIPFGIKFTGYARYGAHFQAADQKYVAVDGSYNGASAIGRLGNEGNGGEFQLSKAFRGENGAIWDVNVMIDHWGDEVNLKKAYAGVTNILESNPNAYLWAGRDFHQRPQQGINDYFWMNHDGQGAGVKNFDIGGVQFDVATVAAVESCSPQVMNDEANPSRITCTGGSGTGDKGNYAATSKIHGMKLGPVDLELYANYGFDSKAIDTEERTNAWQGGVVLSHTNDSGVNKVIARYSDNSDNSVFNKTEDLTTVYASFEGLHKFTQATQVEYILAFHDYDNSRDSTDNRKNYNAIVRPMHWWNDVHSTWLEAGWQHVDYDKGGDNKGWKLTLSQNISIAMGPEFRPMLRFYVTGGKVDNERTARVNNTQDETLDDFNVGAMWEAWF is encoded by the coding sequence ATGAATATGATTAAAAAACTTCCATTAACAATGGCGGTTATCGCCGCGCTTTGCCCGATTTCTGTCCTCGCCCAGGAGTTCACGCAGGAGCAAATCGACGCCATTGTGGCCAAAGCGGTGGATAAAGCCCTGGCGGATCGCCAGGCGAAAATGGATGCCGCGGTGGCGAAAAAGGCCGACGTGGTGACCGAGCCGCAAAGCGCCGCCCAGTCCCCGGATATGGCCATCCCGTTCGGGATTAAATTTACCGGCTATGCCCGCTACGGGGCGCACTTCCAGGCCGCCGATCAGAAATACGTCGCGGTGGACGGCTCCTACAACGGCGCGTCCGCGATTGGTCGTCTGGGTAACGAAGGCAACGGCGGCGAGTTCCAGCTCTCCAAAGCCTTCAGGGGTGAAAACGGCGCCATCTGGGACGTCAACGTGATGATCGACCACTGGGGCGACGAGGTTAACCTGAAAAAGGCCTACGCCGGGGTGACCAACATTCTGGAATCCAACCCGAACGCCTATCTGTGGGCCGGGCGTGACTTCCACCAGCGTCCGCAGCAGGGCATCAACGACTACTTCTGGATGAACCACGACGGCCAGGGTGCCGGGGTGAAGAACTTCGACATCGGCGGCGTGCAGTTTGACGTGGCCACCGTGGCGGCGGTGGAATCCTGCAGCCCGCAGGTGATGAATGACGAGGCCAACCCGTCGCGCATCACCTGTACCGGCGGCTCCGGCACCGGCGACAAGGGCAACTATGCCGCCACCTCCAAAATTCACGGCATGAAGCTCGGCCCCGTCGACCTGGAGCTGTACGCCAACTACGGCTTTGACTCGAAGGCCATCGACACTGAAGAGCGCACCAACGCCTGGCAGGGCGGCGTGGTCCTGAGCCACACCAACGACAGCGGCGTGAACAAGGTGATTGCCCGCTACTCGGATAACTCGGACAACAGCGTGTTCAACAAAACCGAGGACCTGACCACGGTGTACGCCAGCTTCGAAGGGCTGCACAAGTTCACCCAGGCGACCCAGGTGGAGTACATTCTGGCCTTCCACGACTACGACAACAGCCGGGACAGCACCGACAACCGCAAGAACTACAACGCCATCGTGCGTCCGATGCACTGGTGGAACGACGTGCACTCCACCTGGCTGGAAGCGGGCTGGCAGCATGTGGATTATGACAAGGGCGGGGATAACAAGGGCTGGAAGCTGACCCTGTCGCAGAACATCTCCATCGCCATGGGGCCGGAGTTCCGTCCGATGCTGCGCTTCTACGTCACCGGCGGCAAGGTGGATAACGAACGCACCGCCCGCGTGAACAACACCCAGGACGAGACCCTGGACGACTTCAACGTCGGCGCGATGTGGGAGGCCTGGTTCTGA
- a CDS encoding DUF1198 domain-containing protein — protein sequence MVWIMLATLAVVFVVGFRVMTSGSRRAIRRLSERLGITPVPLESMIDQFGKSAGNEFIRYLERPDEAHLQNAAQVLLIWQVCIVDSSENNLMSWYRLLRKARLAAPITDAQIRLALGFMRDMEPDPYELNAFQLRYNQLFLPEEGVFFLH from the coding sequence ATGGTCTGGATAATGCTGGCTACGCTTGCCGTGGTGTTTGTGGTGGGCTTTCGCGTCATGACGTCGGGCTCCCGACGCGCCATCCGTCGTCTCAGCGAACGTTTGGGGATCACCCCTGTGCCGCTGGAATCGATGATCGACCAGTTTGGCAAAAGCGCTGGCAATGAGTTTATCCGTTACCTTGAACGCCCGGACGAGGCGCACCTGCAAAATGCCGCCCAGGTGCTGCTGATCTGGCAGGTCTGCATTGTCGACAGCAGTGAAAACAACCTGATGAGCTGGTATCGCCTGCTGCGCAAGGCGCGTCTCGCCGCGCCGATCACCGATGCCCAGATCCGCCTGGCGCTCGGCTTTATGCGCGATATGGAGCCCGATCCGTACGAGCTGAATGCTTTCCAGCTGCGCTATAACCAGCTCTTCCTGCCGGAAGAGGGGGTCTTCTTCCTGCACTGA
- a CDS encoding alpha/beta fold hydrolase, with the protein MLTRRLSCLALLMALASPAMAADTPTYGEKLEGFDYAWPVKHFTFTSQNQSLDMAYLDVKPEKANGRTVVLMHGKNFCAGTWEGTIRALTASGYRVIAPDQIGFCKSTKPERYQYSFQQLADNTHALLKTLGVDRVTVIGHSTGGMLATRYALMWPQAVEQLVMVNPIGLEDWKARGVPHITVDQWYQRELKTSADGIRQYEKNTYYAGEWKPEYERWVTMLAGLNNGPGKERVAWNSALLYDMIYTQPVIYEFSELKMPVLLMIGTKDNTAIGKDLAPPEVRKQLGNYAVLGKETAKRIPHATLVEFSDMGHAPQMQDPARFHEALLKGLQAR; encoded by the coding sequence ATGTTGACCCGACGATTGTCCTGCCTTGCGCTGCTGATGGCGCTGGCCTCACCCGCGATGGCGGCGGATACCCCCACCTACGGCGAAAAGCTGGAAGGGTTTGACTACGCCTGGCCGGTGAAACACTTCACCTTCACCTCGCAAAATCAGTCGCTGGATATGGCGTATCTCGACGTGAAGCCGGAAAAAGCCAACGGCCGCACGGTGGTGCTGATGCACGGCAAAAACTTCTGCGCCGGTACCTGGGAGGGCACTATCCGAGCGCTTACCGCCAGCGGTTATCGGGTGATCGCTCCTGACCAGATTGGCTTCTGTAAATCTACCAAGCCGGAGCGGTATCAGTACAGCTTCCAGCAGCTGGCGGACAATACTCATGCGCTGCTGAAAACGTTGGGCGTCGATCGCGTGACGGTTATCGGGCATTCGACCGGCGGCATGCTGGCGACCCGCTACGCGCTGATGTGGCCGCAGGCGGTGGAACAGCTGGTGATGGTCAATCCGATTGGTCTGGAGGACTGGAAAGCGCGCGGTGTGCCGCATATTACGGTCGATCAGTGGTATCAGCGCGAGCTGAAAACCAGCGCTGACGGCATTCGCCAGTACGAGAAAAATACCTACTATGCCGGGGAGTGGAAGCCGGAGTATGAGCGCTGGGTCACCATGCTCGCCGGGCTGAATAACGGGCCGGGCAAAGAGCGTGTCGCCTGGAACTCGGCGCTGCTCTACGACATGATCTACACCCAGCCGGTTATCTATGAATTTAGTGAGTTAAAGATGCCGGTATTATTGATGATCGGTACGAAGGACAACACTGCCATCGGGAAAGACCTCGCTCCGCCGGAGGTGCGTAAGCAGCTCGGTAACTACGCGGTGCTGGGCAAAGAGACGGCGAAGCGCATTCCGCACGCGACGCTGGTGGAATTTAGCGACATGGGCCACGCGCCGCAGATGCAGGATCCTGCACGCTTCCACGAGGCGCTGCTGAAAGGGCTTCAGGCGCGCTGA
- the uhpB gene encoding signal transduction histidine-protein kinase/phosphatase UhpB has protein sequence MSPVFSRLIAVVASFFIFSAAWFCLWSISLHLVERPELAVLLFPFGLRLGLMLQCPRGYWPVLLGAEWLMLVWLAQEVALAHLPLLMTGSVLTLLPVALISRYRHQRDWRTLLRQGAGLIAAALLQSLPWIGEKEMLNALLLTLTGGLTLAPTCLVIWHYLTSTVWQPLGPALVSQPVNWRARHLIWYLLLFVVSLWLQLGLPAELSRFTPFCLALPIIALAWHYGWQGALIATLMNAIALIASQTWHDHPVDLLLSLLAQSLTGLLLGAGIQRLRELNQSLQTELARNRRLAERLLETEESVRQEVARELHDDIGQTITAIRTQAGIVQRLAAENAGVKQGGAHIEQLSLGVYDSVRRLLGRLRPRQLDDLTLEQAVRSLMREMELESRGIVSHLDWRINEATLSEGQRVTLFRVCQEGLNNIVKHASASAVTIQGWQQDERLMLVIEDDGCGLPPGSGQQGFGLAGMRERVKALGGTLNISCTHGTRVSVSLPLRSHHV, from the coding sequence ATGAGTCCCGTCTTTTCGCGGCTGATCGCCGTCGTTGCCAGCTTCTTTATCTTCTCCGCCGCCTGGTTCTGCCTGTGGAGCATCAGCCTGCATCTGGTGGAGCGCCCGGAGCTGGCGGTACTGCTGTTTCCCTTCGGCCTGCGTCTGGGGCTGATGCTGCAATGCCCGCGCGGCTACTGGCCCGTTTTGCTGGGCGCAGAGTGGCTGATGCTGGTCTGGCTGGCGCAGGAAGTCGCCCTCGCGCACCTTCCCTTATTGATGACCGGAAGCGTGCTCACGCTCCTCCCGGTTGCGCTGATTTCCCGCTATCGTCACCAGCGCGACTGGCGCACCCTGCTGCGTCAGGGGGCGGGGCTGATTGCGGCGGCATTGCTACAGTCCCTGCCGTGGATTGGCGAGAAGGAGATGCTTAACGCCCTGCTGCTGACCCTGACCGGCGGCCTGACCCTGGCCCCGACCTGCCTCGTCATCTGGCATTACCTCACCAGCACCGTCTGGCAGCCGCTCGGCCCGGCGCTGGTATCTCAACCGGTGAACTGGCGCGCCCGGCACCTCATCTGGTATCTGCTGCTGTTTGTGGTGAGCCTGTGGCTACAGCTTGGCCTGCCCGCCGAGCTGTCACGCTTCACGCCGTTTTGCCTGGCGCTGCCGATTATCGCCCTGGCCTGGCACTACGGCTGGCAGGGGGCGCTGATCGCCACGCTGATGAACGCCATCGCGCTGATTGCCAGCCAGACCTGGCACGACCATCCTGTGGATTTACTGCTTTCCCTGCTGGCCCAGAGCCTGACCGGGCTGCTGCTCGGCGCGGGCATTCAGCGCCTGCGCGAGCTGAACCAGTCCCTGCAGACCGAACTGGCGCGCAACCGGCGTCTGGCGGAGCGCCTGCTGGAGACGGAAGAGAGCGTGCGGCAGGAGGTCGCCCGCGAGCTGCACGACGATATCGGCCAGACCATCACCGCCATTCGCACCCAGGCGGGTATTGTCCAGCGCCTGGCGGCAGAAAACGCGGGCGTGAAGCAGGGCGGGGCGCATATCGAACAGCTTTCGCTGGGGGTGTATGACTCCGTTCGCCGCCTGCTGGGACGGCTGCGCCCGCGCCAGCTCGATGACCTGACGCTGGAGCAGGCTGTACGCTCCCTGATGCGCGAGATGGAGCTGGAAAGCCGCGGGATAGTCAGCCATCTCGACTGGCGCATCAATGAAGCTACCCTGAGCGAAGGTCAGCGCGTGACGCTGTTCCGCGTCTGTCAGGAGGGGCTGAACAATATCGTCAAACACGCCAGTGCCAGCGCGGTCACGATCCAGGGCTGGCAGCAGGACGAGCGCCTGATGCTGGTGATTGAGGACGACGGCTGCGGCCTGCCGCCGGGCTCCGGCCAACAGGGCTTTGGCCTGGCGGGCATGCGCGAGCGCGTGAAGGCGCTGGGCGGCACGCTGAATATCTCCTGCACCCACGGGACGCGCGTCAGCGTCAGCCTGCCGCTAAGGAGCCACCATGTTTAA
- a CDS encoding DMT family transporter, producing the protein MGSTRKGMLNVLIAAILWGSSGVCAQYIMEKSQIPSPYLTMIRLLFAGVILLTLSFVHGDKIFSVIKNRKDALSLLIFSLFGALIVQLTFLVTIEKSNAATATVLQFLSPTIIVAWFALARKKRPGIFVLAAIMTSLVGTFLLVTHGDPTSLTISPAALCWGIASAFAAAFYTTYPSTLIARYGTLPIVGWSMLLAGLMLTPFYAGRGTAFVVDGSLLLAFFYLVVIGTAVTFSLYLKGAQMIGGPKASILSCAEPLSSALLSVMLLGVAFTLPDWLGTLLIVSSVVLISMDSRRRVKASA; encoded by the coding sequence ATGGGTTCCACACGTAAAGGGATGCTGAACGTCCTGATCGCCGCCATTTTATGGGGCAGCTCAGGGGTTTGCGCGCAGTACATCATGGAGAAAAGTCAGATCCCCTCGCCCTATCTGACCATGATCCGCCTGCTGTTTGCCGGCGTGATCCTGCTGACCCTCTCATTCGTCCACGGCGACAAGATTTTCTCGGTCATCAAAAATCGCAAAGATGCCCTCAGCCTGCTGATCTTCTCCCTGTTCGGGGCGCTGATCGTGCAGCTCACCTTCCTGGTGACGATTGAAAAATCCAACGCCGCCACCGCCACCGTGCTGCAGTTCCTCTCCCCGACCATTATCGTGGCGTGGTTCGCGCTGGCGCGTAAAAAGCGCCCGGGCATTTTCGTGCTGGCGGCGATCATGACCTCGCTGGTCGGCACCTTTTTACTGGTGACTCACGGCGATCCCACCTCGCTGACCATCTCCCCGGCCGCGCTCTGCTGGGGCATCGCCTCCGCCTTCGCTGCGGCGTTCTATACCACCTACCCCTCCACCCTGATTGCCCGCTACGGCACCCTGCCGATAGTCGGCTGGAGCATGCTGCTGGCCGGGTTAATGCTGACGCCGTTCTATGCCGGGCGCGGCACCGCCTTCGTGGTCGACGGCAGCCTGCTACTGGCGTTTTTCTACCTGGTGGTGATTGGCACGGCGGTGACGTTCAGCCTGTACCTGAAAGGCGCGCAGATGATTGGCGGACCAAAGGCGAGCATTCTGAGCTGCGCCGAGCCGCTGAGCAGCGCGTTACTGTCGGTGATGTTGCTGGGCGTGGCGTTCACCCTGCCGGACTGGCTGGGCACGCTGCTGATTGTGTCGTCGGTGGTGTTGATTTCGATGGACTCGAGAAGACGGGTTAAGGCATCGGCATAG
- a CDS encoding LysR family transcriptional regulator has product MKTDIRTLDLNLLKTLDALLDERSVTRAASRLSLTQPAVSGMLNRLRDYFDDPLFIRAPHGMVPTTRAETLAAPVKRILADIDVLLQPTEFDPLSASLTFTVAATDYALRAVMVPFIAALKTRAPAIRVRVVPVESDRLVSQLERGSVDAALITPHTTPDELHSRALYDERYVCMMRANHPEAGKPLTIDRFCALEHVLVSYEGAGFRGVTDGALEKIGRMRHVGLSVSHFLVLPDVLALSDMIAVVPSRIAENQTGMFVCETPVPVPGFTKSMAWHGRTHRNPAQAWLRGLLLETSQRA; this is encoded by the coding sequence ATGAAAACGGATATCCGCACGCTGGATCTGAATCTTTTAAAAACCCTGGATGCGCTGCTGGATGAGCGCAGTGTCACGCGAGCAGCATCGCGCTTATCCCTGACCCAGCCTGCGGTCAGCGGCATGCTCAACCGCCTGCGCGATTATTTTGACGATCCGCTGTTTATCCGCGCCCCGCACGGCATGGTGCCGACCACCCGCGCAGAAACGCTGGCCGCCCCGGTAAAACGCATTCTGGCGGATATCGACGTGCTGCTACAGCCCACCGAATTCGATCCCCTGAGCGCCAGCCTGACCTTTACCGTCGCCGCCACCGACTACGCCCTGCGGGCGGTGATGGTGCCCTTTATTGCCGCCCTCAAAACCCGGGCACCCGCCATCCGTGTGCGGGTGGTACCCGTGGAATCCGACCGTCTGGTCAGCCAGCTTGAGCGGGGAAGCGTTGACGCGGCGCTCATCACTCCGCACACCACGCCAGATGAGCTTCACAGCCGTGCGCTTTATGATGAACGGTACGTCTGCATGATGCGCGCCAACCATCCGGAAGCCGGAAAACCGCTGACGATAGACCGATTTTGCGCCCTGGAGCATGTGCTGGTCTCTTACGAGGGCGCCGGTTTTCGCGGCGTAACGGATGGCGCGCTGGAGAAGATTGGTCGAATGCGGCACGTGGGACTCTCGGTGAGCCACTTTTTGGTCCTGCCGGACGTGCTGGCTCTCAGCGATATGATTGCCGTCGTGCCGTCACGTATAGCGGAAAACCAGACGGGGATGTTTGTCTGCGAGACACCGGTTCCCGTGCCCGGCTTTACCAAAAGCATGGCCTGGCACGGCAGAACGCACCGCAACCCCGCGCAGGCGTGGCTGCGCGGGTTGCTGCTGGAGACGAGTCAGCGCGCCTGA
- a CDS encoding SRPBCC domain-containing protein, translated as MNQSAIVWPQEFLPGTTDNFASNEIIVAGLTAQAVWDQLNDTRLWPTYYSNADDIRFHDDSGPLLSANARFRFTTFGFPVEARVTEYVPPMAGQAARIAWHGWVEGEADTRLDVIHAWLFEDLPGNRVRILTQESQKGVPAQELARTVPNPMINGHQEWIVGLAKAARG; from the coding sequence ATGAATCAATCCGCCATTGTCTGGCCGCAGGAATTTCTGCCAGGCACCACAGATAACTTTGCATCCAACGAAATCATCGTCGCCGGGCTGACCGCGCAGGCCGTCTGGGACCAACTGAACGATACCCGCCTGTGGCCGACGTACTACAGCAATGCCGACGACATTCGCTTTCATGACGACAGCGGCCCGCTGCTCAGCGCCAACGCCCGTTTTCGCTTCACCACCTTCGGCTTTCCGGTAGAAGCCCGGGTTACCGAGTATGTGCCGCCGATGGCGGGGCAGGCCGCGCGTATCGCCTGGCACGGCTGGGTGGAGGGGGAGGCTGACACCCGACTGGACGTGATTCACGCCTGGCTGTTTGAAGACCTGCCTGGCAACCGGGTACGCATCCTGACCCAGGAGTCGCAGAAAGGCGTTCCGGCGCAGGAACTGGCGCGCACCGTACCAAACCCGATGATCAACGGGCATCAGGAGTGGATTGTCGGGCTGGCGAAGGCGGCACGTGGCTAA
- a CDS encoding MFS transporter has product MFKTPANAAPITDKAEIDARYRYWRRHILITIWLGYALFYFTRKSFNAAAPEILASGVMTRTDIGLLATLFYITYGLSKFFSGIVSDRSNARYFMGVGLIATGVVNILFGFSTSLWAFALLWALNAFFQGWGAPVCARLLTAWYSRNERGGWWAVWNTAHNVGGALIPMVVGAAALHYGWRAGMMIAGGLAIVAGLFLCWRLRDRPQTVGLPAVGDWRHDEMEIAQQQEGAGLTRREILTKYVLKNPYIWLLSLCYVLVYVVRAAINDWGNLYMSETLGVDLVTANSAVTMFELGGFIGALVAGWGSDKLFNGNRGPMNLIFAAGILLSVGSLWLMPFASYVMQAACFFTIGFFVFGPQMLIGMAAAECSHKEAAGAATGFVGLFAYLGASLSGWPLARVIDVWHWSGFFAVIAIAAGISALLLLPFLSAQAPREVSEA; this is encoded by the coding sequence ATGTTTAAAACCCCCGCCAATGCCGCGCCGATAACCGATAAAGCGGAAATCGACGCCCGCTACCGCTACTGGCGTCGGCATATCCTGATCACCATCTGGCTCGGCTACGCGCTGTTCTACTTCACCCGCAAAAGCTTCAACGCCGCCGCGCCGGAGATCCTCGCCAGCGGCGTGATGACGCGCACCGATATTGGCCTGCTGGCGACGCTGTTTTACATCACCTACGGCCTGTCGAAGTTCTTCTCCGGCATCGTCAGCGACCGCTCCAACGCGCGCTATTTTATGGGCGTCGGGCTGATCGCCACCGGCGTGGTGAACATCCTGTTTGGTTTCTCCACCTCGCTATGGGCCTTTGCCCTGCTGTGGGCGCTGAACGCCTTTTTCCAGGGCTGGGGCGCGCCGGTCTGCGCCCGTCTGCTCACCGCGTGGTACTCGCGCAACGAGCGCGGCGGCTGGTGGGCCGTCTGGAACACCGCGCATAACGTCGGCGGGGCGCTGATCCCGATGGTGGTGGGCGCGGCGGCGCTGCACTACGGCTGGCGCGCGGGGATGATGATTGCCGGTGGCCTCGCGATTGTCGCCGGGCTGTTCCTCTGCTGGCGCCTGCGCGACAGGCCGCAAACCGTTGGCCTGCCGGCGGTGGGTGACTGGCGGCACGACGAGATGGAGATTGCCCAGCAGCAGGAAGGCGCGGGGCTGACCCGCAGGGAGATCCTCACTAAGTACGTGCTGAAAAACCCCTACATCTGGCTACTGTCGCTCTGCTACGTGCTGGTCTACGTGGTGCGTGCGGCGATCAACGACTGGGGCAACCTGTACATGTCCGAGACGCTCGGCGTGGACCTGGTGACCGCCAACTCGGCGGTGACGATGTTCGAGCTGGGCGGGTTTATCGGCGCGCTGGTGGCGGGCTGGGGCTCGGATAAGCTGTTCAACGGCAACCGCGGGCCGATGAACCTGATTTTCGCCGCCGGGATTTTGCTCTCCGTCGGCTCGCTGTGGCTGATGCCGTTTGCCAGCTACGTGATGCAGGCGGCGTGCTTCTTCACCATCGGCTTCTTCGTCTTTGGCCCGCAGATGCTGATCGGCATGGCGGCGGCGGAGTGTTCCCACAAAGAGGCGGCCGGCGCGGCGACGGGCTTTGTCGGGCTGTTTGCCTACCTCGGTGCGTCGCTCTCCGGCTGGCCGCTGGCGCGGGTGATAGACGTCTGGCACTGGAGCGGGTTCTTCGCAGTGATCGCCATCGCGGCGGGGATTTCGGCCCTGCTGCTGCTGCCGTTCCTCAGTGCGCAGGCCCCGCGTGAGGTGAGCGAAGCGTGA
- the nepI gene encoding purine ribonucleoside efflux pump NepI, with translation MTEQIQSAPSPHAKAVSRPNWSAVFSVAFCVACLITVEFLPVSLLTPMAQDLGISEGVAGQSVTVTAFVAMFASLFITQAIGTTDRRKVVILFSVLLTLSCLLVSFADNFMLLLLGRACLGLGLGGFWAMSASLTMRLVPARTVPKALSVIFGAVSIALVIAAPLGSFLGGIIGWRNVFNGAAVMGLLCILWVWKALPSLPGEAAHHKQNMFSLLKRPGVLAGMIAIFMSFAGQFAFFTYIRPVFMTMAGFDVDGLTLVLLSFGIASFVGTSLSAQFLKRSLKVALAGAPLVLAISAAVLILWGSDKWVASAIAIIWGFAFALIPVGWSTWITRSLADQAEKAGSIQVAVIQLANTCGAAVGGVALDHLGLTSPLVISGTLMLLTALLVAGKVKAK, from the coding sequence ATGACAGAACAGATCCAATCCGCCCCTTCGCCCCATGCTAAAGCGGTCTCCCGCCCGAACTGGTCGGCGGTTTTTTCCGTGGCGTTTTGCGTCGCCTGCCTGATTACCGTGGAGTTTTTGCCGGTCAGCCTGCTGACGCCGATGGCGCAGGATCTGGGCATTTCTGAAGGGGTGGCGGGGCAGTCGGTCACCGTTACCGCCTTTGTCGCCATGTTTGCCAGCCTGTTTATTACCCAGGCGATTGGCACTACCGATCGCCGTAAGGTGGTGATCCTCTTCTCTGTCCTGCTGACCCTCTCCTGCCTGCTGGTCTCCTTTGCCGATAACTTTATGTTGCTGCTGCTGGGACGCGCCTGCCTCGGGCTGGGGCTCGGTGGATTCTGGGCGATGTCGGCCTCGCTCACCATGCGGCTGGTGCCGGCGCGTACCGTGCCGAAAGCGCTCTCCGTTATCTTCGGCGCGGTCTCCATCGCGCTGGTGATTGCCGCGCCGCTGGGCAGCTTCCTCGGGGGGATTATCGGCTGGCGTAATGTTTTCAACGGTGCCGCGGTGATGGGGCTGCTATGCATCCTGTGGGTCTGGAAAGCGCTACCGTCGCTGCCGGGCGAAGCCGCGCATCATAAACAGAACATGTTCAGCCTGCTGAAACGCCCCGGCGTGCTGGCGGGGATGATTGCCATCTTTATGTCTTTTGCCGGACAGTTTGCCTTCTTTACCTATATCCGCCCGGTGTTTATGACCATGGCCGGGTTTGACGTTGACGGCCTGACGCTGGTGCTGCTGAGCTTTGGTATCGCCAGCTTTGTCGGCACCTCGCTGTCGGCGCAGTTCCTGAAACGCTCCCTGAAAGTGGCTCTGGCGGGGGCTCCGCTGGTGCTGGCCATCAGCGCCGCGGTGCTGATCCTGTGGGGTAGCGACAAGTGGGTGGCCTCGGCGATTGCCATTATCTGGGGCTTTGCCTTTGCGCTGATCCCGGTGGGCTGGTCGACGTGGATCACCCGCTCGCTGGCCGACCAGGCCGAAAAAGCCGGGTCGATTCAGGTGGCGGTGATCCAGCTGGCGAATACCTGCGGTGCGGCAGTGGGCGGCGTTGCGCTCGACCATCTGGGACTGACGTCACCGCTGGTGATTTCCGGCACGCTAATGCTGCTGACGGCGCTGCTGGTGGCGGGGAAGGTTAAGGCGAAGTAG
- the uhpT gene encoding hexose-6-phosphate:phosphate antiporter, whose product MLAFLNQVRKPTLDLPLDVRRKMWFKPFMQSYLVVFIGYLTMYLIRKNFNIAQNDMISTYGLSMTQLGMIGLGFSITYGVGKTVVSYYADGKNTKQFLPFMLILSAICMLGFSASMGAGSVSLFLMIAFYALSGFFQSTGGSCSYSTITKWTPRRKRGSYLGMWNISHNLGGAGAAGVALFGANYLFDGHVIGMFIFPSIIALIVGFIGLRFGSDSPESYGLGKAEELFDEEISEEDKETEENEMTKWQIFVEYVLKNKVIWLLCFSNIFLYVVRIGIDQWSTVYAFQELKLSKEVAIQGFTLFEVGALVGTLLWGWLSDLANGRRALVACVALALIIATLGVYQHASNQYVYLASLFALGFLVFGPQLLIGVAAVGFVPKKAIGAADGIKGTFAYLIGDSFAKLGLGMIADGTPIFGLTGWAGTFAALDAAAIGCIVLMAMVAVLEERKIRREKRVQRLKAA is encoded by the coding sequence ATGCTGGCCTTCTTAAACCAGGTGCGCAAGCCGACCCTGGATCTGCCGCTCGATGTGCGGCGCAAAATGTGGTTCAAACCCTTCATGCAGTCTTATCTGGTGGTCTTTATCGGCTACCTGACCATGTACCTGATCCGCAAAAACTTTAACATCGCGCAGAACGACATGATCTCCACCTACGGGCTGAGCATGACGCAGCTGGGGATGATTGGCCTGGGCTTCTCCATCACCTACGGCGTGGGGAAAACGGTCGTTTCCTACTACGCGGACGGCAAAAACACCAAGCAGTTCCTGCCGTTTATGCTGATCCTCTCCGCTATCTGTATGCTCGGCTTCAGCGCCAGCATGGGCGCGGGTTCCGTTAGCCTGTTCCTGATGATCGCCTTCTACGCCCTGAGCGGTTTCTTCCAGAGTACCGGCGGGTCGTGTAGTTACTCCACCATCACCAAATGGACCCCGCGCCGCAAGCGGGGTTCCTACCTCGGCATGTGGAACATCTCCCACAACCTCGGCGGAGCGGGTGCGGCAGGCGTGGCGCTGTTCGGCGCGAACTACCTGTTTGACGGTCACGTGATCGGCATGTTTATCTTCCCGTCGATTATCGCCCTGATCGTCGGCTTTATCGGCCTGCGCTTCGGCAGCGACTCCCCGGAATCTTACGGTCTGGGGAAAGCCGAAGAGCTGTTTGACGAGGAGATCAGCGAAGAGGACAAAGAGACCGAAGAGAACGAGATGACCAAATGGCAGATCTTTGTTGAGTACGTGCTGAAAAACAAAGTGATCTGGCTGCTCTGCTTCTCGAACATCTTCCTCTACGTGGTGCGCATCGGTATCGACCAGTGGTCGACCGTGTATGCCTTCCAGGAGCTGAAACTCTCTAAAGAGGTGGCGATTCAGGGCTTCACCCTGTTCGAAGTGGGCGCGCTGGTCGGCACGCTGCTGTGGGGCTGGCTCTCGGATCTCGCCAACGGTCGTCGCGCGCTGGTAGCCTGCGTCGCGCTGGCGCTGATTATCGCCACCCTCGGCGTGTACCAGCATGCCAGCAACCAGTACGTTTATCTGGCGTCCCTGTTCGCGCTCGGCTTCCTGGTGTTTGGTCCGCAATTACTGATCGGCGTGGCGGCAGTGGGCTTCGTGCCGAAAAAAGCGATCGGCGCCGCCGATGGGATTAAGGGCACCTTCGCCTACCTGATCGGCGACAGCTTCGCCAAACTGGGTCTGGGGATGATCGCCGACGGCACGCCGATTTTCGGCCTCACCGGCTGGGCAGGCACCTTCGCCGCGCTGGATGCGGCAGCCATCGGCTGTATCGTCCTGATGGCGATGGTCGCGGTGCTGGAAGAACGCAAGATCCGCCGCGAAAAACGCGTGCAACGTTTGAAAGCAGCCTGA